ATTCTACAGAgcagttaaataaattcatttaaatcggaaatcattattattataaatagatGAAGCTAGTAGACTGTTAATAAGTATAGAATCGACACTCTAGATCAGTATCAGTAAACTTGATTCCGATCAGTAGAtcggaaaaagaaaaatgttgtaattgcatcaaataaattttgaaataattgtaatcACTTGATCCTAAAAATTGCATACAAGGATTAGTGAGTTAAGCAAGACATTAGGTAGtaaatttagaataaaatgaaGTCCTAAATTCTCATTTAGACAAATATCATATATTGTAAACGATTATTCAAAACCACAATGAAATTTATGGCTCTGCGGCGAATTCAAACGCATTAATTAGAATTAATGCAAAGTGAACAAAAGCgatttatgaatttaattaatacaaatatcgTTCGCCAATGAAATGACAGCTTGAAAACAAGTTACGTTCggtgtttaacaaatttatataagaTATTGAAAAATGGTGTGAAATTAAGCCAGTTTCGATTGTCCCAAAAAACCAGAAGTAATTTCTGAACGTGCcccaaatattgaaattgctgCGCCTAActaattttacaattaaaaacataagAAATAGACTTTTATCACTTACAATCTATAGGCTGGCATATCAACAAGTTCCGGgcgcaaacaaataaaaacaaaagtcaatTCAACAATATTACTTCCCAATTTGTCATCCAAGAGCACCAGCTAAACTTAACCTCATTAAAATGTGCGACGCAATGCGGCACGTAATGCGAGAGGACAACGCTGACAACGTGATAATGTTTGATGTCTGactaaataaatcatatatgCGAACACTGAATGAAGACCAATCTGAAATACTCGTAATCATATTTCGCTTTAAATGATGAGAATTCATGCGGAATCAAACATGCCACCTGCATATCGCCTGCAAAGAGATCTTACTCATTCAAGTGCGAATAAAAACTTCACTgcctttaataaaatacaatttaataaagagTCGTAGACTTTATAAGGAACTAAAACGTTGGAGAAGGTATTGggattaataattaaaacttttagCTTCTCTGTTTCTAGCAAAACGTTATTTTAGTTTGTTCTTTTACTACAGGatataattttagaaaaattataTGTAGGAATTATCATTCattgaaacaaaatatttatatataaaaaatctCATTCATAGTAAAGATATGTTTCAGGAACAGTGATGATAATTCTACTTAGCTCAAACACTTCATAGGAATACaatcgaataaaaaaaaatggtttttattttagacAACACAAAAGTCCATAGTAACAGAGGAACactaagaaaaatattttgccaaCATCTTTTAcagtatatgtacatatagtacataaaaaatgtacatttGCACAATGTTGAAATGTTGTTGaatgttgttaatatttcactttaatCTCTTACagataaaaagaatattaaaagaaaactcCAAAAAGTGGTAAAAGTAAACGGAAACATTTAAGATGCGTAGAAGAGCTGCGCATGGCAGGCTGCTGGTAAGTTCTAAATAGTAATGCCTCATGAtcatttatacttttaataataataactctctttctttagttgctttgcctgTGGGCAACAGCGGCGATGGCGCACATTCGCATCGAGGCGCCTGAAGTGCATTTTGCACCCAGCTATAAGCCAGCATTTGTGCGAGCTGCAGTGGAGAGCATGCCTCTTGAGGATGAAGCTGGTGCACTCAGCCGGTTCAGCATTCGCCCGACATTCGGAGACACTTTTCTGCCACTGCGCAGCGCCGTTGAGAGCGTGCCCAGTATCAACGAGAAGAACGCGGCACAGCTGCGGGAATCCTCACCACTGAGGTCTTTTGTGCGTGACTCTGTGGAGGCGCAACCCAgtgacgatgaggatgaggacgaGTCAGAGTTAGATGGACTCTCAGCTAGCTATGTGCGTGATATACcagaggagcagcaacaggaaaAGCTGACCCAGCTGGTTGAACCCGATCCCTGGTCAGTTTCAGATAAATACGCAGCTTTCATAGTGCCCAGCGCCGATGACAACTATCGACCACAACCTTATCGCTTCGGTTCTCCGCATCAGCAACTCCTCAAGGCTGTGGACATTGAACAGCTGGAACACATAGACGAGCTCGATGGCTTTACGGAACAGCAGTATTATGGTGCTTTAGCTCAAGCTGAGCTCGCAGACGCTGGTGCCGCTTATGGTGCCCTGTCCCAGGTGaaggcaacaacacaaaagaaGAACTACAACATGGAACCGAAGGTACTGTGCTACATGTCCAACTGGGCTTTCTATCGCAAGGCAGATGGACACTTTGTGCCCGAGCAACTTGACCCCAAGCTATGCTCAGCTATTGTCTACTCTTTTGCCTCCTTGGATCCCGATCATTTGACCATCCGCGAGTTTGATCCCTGGGTGGATATTGAGAATCAATACTACAAACGTGTTATCTCACTGGGCGTTCCGGTGCTCATTGCCATGGGTGGCTGGACGGATTCCAGTGGCGACAAGTATTCTCGCCTTGCCGGTGATGAGATCAAGCGCAAGGTGTTTGCATCGAGTGCAACAGGATTCCTTCAACGTTACGGCTTCAGTGGTCTGCACCTTGACTGGAATTACCCCAAGTGCTGGCAGAGTGATTGCACTAAGGGCCCCGCCAGCGATAGACCCAATCTTACTAAACTGTTGCGTGAGATTCGCAGTGAGATGAAACGCGTTAATCCAAAGATGCAATTGGGCGTGGCCATTTCCGGCTACAAGGAGATCATTAGCGAGGCATACGAACTTGCTGCGCTCTCTGAGATCGTGGACTACATGACAGTGATGAGCTACGACTATCATGGCTCCTGGGAGGGTCAGACCGGACATGTAAGTCCGCTATACGGCCGTCCCCAGGACAAGTATCCGCAGTACAACACGGACTACACCATGCAGCTGCTTGTGAAGATGGGCGCTCGTCGTGAAAAGCTCATCATGAGCATACCCTTCTACGGTCAGACCTTTACCCTGGAGCAGAGCAGTCAGCGTCTCATTGGTGAGGGTGTTCCCACCAATGGACCTGGCGACGCAGGCGAACTGACAAAACAGCCCGGCATGCTGGCCTACTATGAGATATGTCAACGCATTCGCAAGCAAAAGTGGAAAACCGGCAGGGATTCCGATCGCAAGAGCGGTCCATATGCCATGTCCGGGGATCAGTGGGTTGGCTACGAGGATGCAGCCAGCGTGGAGGCTAAAGCACGCTATGCAGTCAACAATGACTTTGGTGGCGTCGCTGCCTGGACAATTGACTTGGATGATTTCCAGAATCGCTGCTGCAGTGAATCATTCCCGCTACTCAAAGCGCTCAATCGTGCCCTGGGTCGTCTCAATTCGGAACCACCAACGAGAAGCAACTGCGAGCGACCAGCTCAACCCGTGACTCCGGTTCCGCCTCAAATGACCACCATAAGCAGCGACGGCTCTGCCGGAGGTGGAGCTCCTCAGCACGATCACACCACTTCCTGGCCAAGTTGGGAAGCAAGCAGCAGTACCACCAGCAAACCTTCGACTAGTACTACTACCACCAAGCGACCCAAGACCACAACTACACCAGCCTGGTGGACTTCCACAACAACTATTTCGAccacaagcacaacaactacgacaacaacaaagcgtcCTGCCAAGCCTAAGCCTAAGCCGACCAAGACAACGCCACGTCCGGAGCATACGACCATACCAGTGCCTGCATTGGTTTATCCTGTTGTTCAGGCCTCGAACTGCGAGCCTGGAGAGTTCTATCCGGATCGAACAAACTGCAATTCCTATTACCATTGTATCATTGCCGGTGAATTAAGACAACAATTCTGCTCTGGTGGTCTGCACTGGAACACTGAGGTGAAGGGCTGCGACTGGCCAGCGTCTGCGATGTGCACCGTGAAGAAGCAGCATACGACCAGCCAGCCAACGAGCACTAGAACCAGCACGACGAGTCAACCTAGCACTACCACTAGCCCACCCAGCACTACGAGTAAGCGACCAACTACAACTAGCAAGCGACCAAGCTCTACCAGCAGCAGACCTGGTAGCAGCTCCACCAAGCGACCAAGGAAGACGACGCCCAAGCCAAGTCGCAAACCAACCCAGCAACCAGCAGTGGGAAGCACTACGAAACGACCCAACCGTACCACGCGACGTCCACGGCCTCCAACCTCATCGAGGTGCAATGAGGGAGAATATTATACGCATCGGAACTGTGGCAAGTATTACATCTGTGTAAATGGAGCCCTCGTTCCTAGTGAATGTGGTGGAGACTTGCATTGGGATGCGCTGCGCAAGATCTGTGATTGGCCGCAGAATGTGCAGTGTGTGACCAGCAAGAAGTATTTGCGCATTGTGCAGTCCAAGGCCAGCGAAGAAGATCCCTGCAATGGCGAGGAACGTGTTCCTTACCCAGGAGACTGCACCAAGTATCTCTTCTGCCTATGGAATCGACTGCAGGCTGCAGATTGTGCCCCCGGTCTGCACTACAATGAGGCGTTGGGCAACTGTGATTGGCCAGCATCAGCGCATTGCAAAGAAGATGGCGGAGAAACCCCCTCTATTGGTGGCTCAACCTCCAACAAACCAAAGCCTCCAGCCGCTGCCAAGCCTGTTCCAACCACTCAGAGACCTAGCACCACACCTAGACCAACTTATCCCACGGACAAGCCACAGCTGCAACCACTCGATGGTTACTACAAGGTTGTCTGCTACTTTACCAACTGGGCATGGTACCGTAAGGGACTGGGACGCTACACACCCGACGACATCAACACAGATCTCTGCACACACGTCATCTATGGCTTTGCCGTGCTGGATTATTCCGAATTGACATTACGCACTCACGACTCCTGGGCGGATATCGATAACAACTTCTATACACGCGTTAGCGGACTAAAGAGCAAGGGCATCAAGGTCAGCTTGGCATTGGGAGGATGGAATGATTCGCAGGGCGACAAATATAGTCGCCTTGTACGAAACGCTGCAGCACGTGCCAAGTTCATAAGACACGCACTCGACTTTATTGAGAAATATGGCTTTGAGGGTCTCGATCTCGACTGGGAATATCCGGTCTGTTGGCAGACTGAATGCAACAAGGGATTCGCAGATGAAAAGGAAGGTTTCACTGCCTGGGTGAGGGAATTATCGGAAGCATTCCGACCACGTGGTTTGCTGCTCTCGACAGCGGTTTCTCCTAGTAAAAAAATCATTGATGCTGGCTATGATGTAGAGGAACTTTCGCGCTACTTTGACTGGATCGCCGTAATGACCTACGACTTCCACGGACAGTGGGACAAGAAGACCGGACATGTGGCGCCGCTGTACCATCATCCCGATGATGACTACGATTACTTTAATGCGGTAAGTTTAGAAAATcacattcattattatttcctAAATGCAAATCTGTCTTGTAGAACTACTCGCTTAACTATTGGATAGAGAAGGGTGCGCCTTCACGCAAGATTGTGATGGGCATGCCACTTTATGGCCAGTCATTTACCCTAGAGAATGCCAACAATAATGGGCTGAATGCCAAGGCACCGGGACCTGGCCAGGCGGGTGAATTCACCAAAGCAGCTGGCTTTTTAGCCTACTATGAAGTAGGTTGCAAATAGTAATCGACTAGggataataatataacattcGGTAACTTACAGATATGTGAGCGTGTAAAACATCAAGGCTGGGAAGTGGTGCAAGATGAGCGCGGTCGCATGGGACCATTTGCGCGTAAGGGAACTCAATGGGTGTCCTACGATGATCCGTCCATGATACGCAAGAAGTCGCAATTGGTGCGAGCTTTAGATCTGGGTGGTGGCATGGTCTGGGCTTTGGATCTTGATGATTTCCGCAATCGTTGCGGCGACGGTGTGCATCCGTTGCTTAGGGAAATTCATGCAGTACTTAAGGATCCACCAGGTGGATATGAACCGACTCGTAAGTTTTTAGCCAGCCAAATGCACTCAGCAAATTTAAGCCCTCTGTAATTTCGTACAGCTGGATTAATACCCGCCGAAGCAGAATCTGTGGAGGAGCAACCCATTTCTGGAGAGGTGGGTACAGCATCGGTTGAAAGCGACGGCGCTCAGCAAACTCCGCCAGAAGAAAGCGGCGAGGCTGAAGATGAGGAAAACGAAGGTGGCGAGGAGCAAGAGCCAGAGGAAGAAGTAGTTGTGATGGCGCAACCAGAGCCTGCTCAACCGGAATACTCCTCCCCCGAAGAGGCCAGCAACGAGGAGGTGGAATCATCGCAAGAGAACGAAGTGGATcccgacgacgacgttgaAGAGGGTGAATTTGAAATGGAACAAGGCTATCCTGTTGTTGGCGCTGGCACTGGAGATGCGAATGACTACAAGGTTGTCTGTTACTTCACCAACTGGGCGTGGTACCGTCAAGGGGGCGGCAAATTCTTGCCCGAGGATATCGACGCCGATCTGTGTACACATATTGTATACGGTTTTGCAGTGCTTAACCGTGAAAAGCTAACGATTCAGCCACACGATTCCTGGGCAGATTTGGACAACAAATTCTACGAGCGAGTTGTGGCCTACAGGAAGAAGGGCATCAAGGTGACCGTGGCCATTGGCGGATGGAATGACTCGGCTGGTGATAAATATGCCCGCTTGGTCAGAAGTGCAGCAGCTCGTGAAAGATTCATTCGCCACGTGTTAAACTTCATTGAACAATACGGCTTTGATGGTCTCGACTTAGATTGGGAGTATCCAGTGTGCTGGCAAGTCGACTGCAAGAAGGGCACCGACGATGAGAAGCAAGGATTCACCGACCTAGTACGCGAATTGTCTCAGGCCTTCAAGCCAAATGGTTTGCTACTTTCAGCCGCCGTTTCGCCTAACAAGAAGGTCGTCGATGCGGGCTACAATGTGCCTGAGTTGTCGCGCTACTTCGATTGGATCGCTGTGATGGCTTACGATTACCATGGACAGTGGGACAAGCACACTGGACATGTGGCACCCATGTACGATCATCCAGAGGGTAC
This window of the Drosophila albomicans strain 15112-1751.03 chromosome 2L, ASM965048v2, whole genome shotgun sequence genome carries:
- the LOC117565659 gene encoding probable chitinase 10, translating into MRRRAAHGRLLLLCLWATAAMAHIRIEAPEVHFAPSYKPAFVRAAVESMPLEDEAGALSRFSIRPTFGDTFLPLRSAVESVPSINEKNAAQLRESSPLRSFVRDSVEAQPSDDEDEDESELDGLSASYVRDIPEEQQQEKLTQLVEPDPWSVSDKYAAFIVPSADDNYRPQPYRFGSPHQQLLKAVDIEQLEHIDELDGFTEQQYYGALAQAELADAGAAYGALSQVKATTQKKNYNMEPKVLCYMSNWAFYRKADGHFVPEQLDPKLCSAIVYSFASLDPDHLTIREFDPWVDIENQYYKRVISLGVPVLIAMGGWTDSSGDKYSRLAGDEIKRKVFASSATGFLQRYGFSGLHLDWNYPKCWQSDCTKGPASDRPNLTKLLREIRSEMKRVNPKMQLGVAISGYKEIISEAYELAALSEIVDYMTVMSYDYHGSWEGQTGHVSPLYGRPQDKYPQYNTDYTMQLLVKMGARREKLIMSIPFYGQTFTLEQSSQRLIGEGVPTNGPGDAGELTKQPGMLAYYEICQRIRKQKWKTGRDSDRKSGPYAMSGDQWVGYEDAASVEAKARYAVNNDFGGVAAWTIDLDDFQNRCCSESFPLLKALNRALGRLNSEPPTRSNCERPAQPVTPVPPQMTTISSDGSAGGGAPQHDHTTSWPSWEASSSTTSKPSTSTTTTKRPKTTTTPAWWTSTTTISTTSTTTTTTTKRPAKPKPKPTKTTPRPEHTTIPVPALVYPVVQASNCEPGEFYPDRTNCNSYYHCIIAGELRQQFCSGGLHWNTEVKGCDWPASAMCTVKKQHTTSQPTSTRTSTTSQPSTTTSPPSTTSKRPTTTSKRPSSTSSRPGSSSTKRPRKTTPKPSRKPTQQPAVGSTTKRPNRTTRRPRPPTSSRCNEGEYYTHRNCGKYYICVNGALVPSECGGDLHWDALRKICDWPQNVQCVTSKKYLRIVQSKASEEDPCNGEERVPYPGDCTKYLFCLWNRLQAADCAPGLHYNEALGNCDWPASAHCKEDGGETPSIGGSTSNKPKPPAAAKPVPTTQRPSTTPRPTYPTDKPQLQPLDGYYKVVCYFTNWAWYRKGLGRYTPDDINTDLCTHVIYGFAVLDYSELTLRTHDSWADIDNNFYTRVSGLKSKGIKVSLALGGWNDSQGDKYSRLVRNAAARAKFIRHALDFIEKYGFEGLDLDWEYPVCWQTECNKGFADEKEGFTAWVRELSEAFRPRGLLLSTAVSPSKKIIDAGYDVEELSRYFDWIAVMTYDFHGQWDKKTGHVAPLYHHPDDDYDYFNANYSLNYWIEKGAPSRKIVMGMPLYGQSFTLENANNNGLNAKAPGPGQAGEFTKAAGFLAYYEICERVKHQGWEVVQDERGRMGPFARKGTQWVSYDDPSMIRKKSQLVRALDLGGGMVWALDLDDFRNRCGDGVHPLLREIHAVLKDPPGGYEPTPGLIPAEAESVEEQPISGEVGTASVESDGAQQTPPEESGEAEDEENEGGEEQEPEEEVVVMAQPEPAQPEYSSPEEASNEEVESSQENEVDPDDDVEEGEFEMEQGYPVVGAGTGDANDYKVVCYFTNWAWYRQGGGKFLPEDIDADLCTHIVYGFAVLNREKLTIQPHDSWADLDNKFYERVVAYRKKGIKVTVAIGGWNDSAGDKYARLVRSAAARERFIRHVLNFIEQYGFDGLDLDWEYPVCWQVDCKKGTDDEKQGFTDLVRELSQAFKPNGLLLSAAVSPNKKVVDAGYNVPELSRYFDWIAVMAYDYHGQWDKHTGHVAPMYDHPEGTTTFNANFSINYWLESGADRKKLVMGMPMYGQSFSLAQSNDHQLNAPTYGGGEAGEATRARGFLAYYEICSYIQKRGWNVVRDARGRMGPYAYSRDQWVSFDDAPMIRHKSEYVRAMGLGGAMIWALDLDDFKNDCGCESYPLLKTINRVLRGYSGPHPKCLLEKSEKTMIAGDKGSLVSAKPTVNTVTPSQAIATSPKPDTDQPLDCNGRNYVAHERDCNKYYICQYGELIEQRCPAGLHWNENYCDWPNNAHCAVRADQTTQPPVVHRPKPTTTTESSRPATKPTKKPFTPPNKKPIARPKPTPAPPLGSNEDYKVVCYFTNWAWYRPGQGKYVPEDIDANLCTHIVYGFAVLNSNSLTIKTHDSWADIDNRFYERVVEYKQKGLRVTVAIGGWNDSLGSKYARLVLDPQARARFIESVLNFIDKYGFEGLDLDWEYPVCWQVDCAKGAPAEKQGFAALVRELSDAFRPRGLLLSAAVSPSKTVIDAGYDVPQLARYFDWIAVMTYDFHGHWDKQTGHVAPLYYVEGDSNPYFNGNYSIHYWLDKGTPPKKLVMGMPLYGQSFSLANQNARSLNDKSIGPGQAGTYTRAGGFLAYYEICEKISNGGWTVVRDEEGRIGPYAYSGNQWVSYDDVADIRRKSQFVRSLKLGGGMVWALDLDDFRGRCGCGKHPLLRTLNQELRGIPGQRANDCT